From a single Streptomyces sp. 1331.2 genomic region:
- a CDS encoding cytochrome P450, whose amino-acid sequence MPTRVLPTPRFTAATAPGAIPLLGHAPALLHRPHAFVAGLPAHGDLVRLRLGPLDAYVACHPELVRRLLTQDRTYDKGGLVLDKAREVFGEGLATCPAAAHRRQRRLLQPAFHRDRLPGYAALMAEEIAATTAPWRDGDTVDLPAAMYRLATAVTARCLFAAHDRAGSLPLHESADVITRGVGRRVMLPLPGLDRLPTPGNRRFRRARQTLRETTEQLIADYRATGTDHGDLLSVVLGAQDEDGKGLSDAEIHDQVITFLLAGTETTAATLSWAWTLLAANPAVRRRLHAELDTVLDGRPARHEDLPALPLTARIVSETLRLHPPVWLLSRTVTTATELGGHRVPAGATILFSPYLLHRRADLFPCPDRFDPDRWLTTAHPAPGTYTPFGLGARRCIGDTFGTTEAVLAIATIAARWTVTPTPGRPVRPTRSASLTPRPFTATLTRRPR is encoded by the coding sequence GTGCCGACCCGCGTCCTCCCCACCCCCCGGTTCACCGCCGCCACCGCTCCCGGCGCCATCCCCCTGCTCGGCCACGCCCCCGCCCTCCTGCACCGCCCGCACGCCTTCGTCGCCGGCCTGCCCGCCCACGGCGACCTCGTCCGGCTGCGGCTCGGCCCGCTCGACGCGTACGTCGCCTGCCATCCCGAACTGGTCCGCCGACTGCTCACCCAGGACCGCACCTACGACAAGGGCGGGCTCGTCCTCGACAAAGCCCGGGAGGTCTTCGGCGAGGGCCTCGCCACCTGCCCCGCCGCCGCCCACCGACGCCAACGCCGCCTGCTGCAGCCCGCGTTCCACCGCGACCGGCTGCCCGGCTACGCCGCGCTGATGGCCGAGGAGATCGCCGCCACCACCGCCCCCTGGCGCGACGGCGACACCGTCGACCTCCCCGCCGCGATGTACCGGCTCGCCACCGCCGTCACCGCCCGCTGCCTGTTCGCCGCACACGACCGGGCCGGCTCGCTGCCCCTGCACGAGAGCGCGGACGTCATCACCCGCGGCGTCGGCCGGCGCGTCATGCTGCCGCTGCCCGGACTCGACCGGCTCCCCACCCCCGGCAACCGCCGCTTCCGACGCGCCCGGCAGACCCTGCGGGAGACCACCGAGCAGCTGATCGCCGACTACCGCGCCACCGGCACCGACCACGGGGACCTGCTCTCCGTGGTGCTCGGCGCACAGGACGAGGACGGGAAGGGCCTGTCCGACGCCGAGATCCACGACCAGGTGATCACCTTCCTGCTCGCCGGCACGGAGACCACCGCCGCCACCCTCTCCTGGGCCTGGACCCTGCTCGCCGCCAACCCGGCCGTCCGCAGGCGCCTGCACGCCGAACTCGACACCGTCCTCGACGGCCGCCCCGCCCGCCACGAGGACCTGCCCGCCCTCCCGCTCACCGCCCGGATCGTCAGCGAGACCCTGCGGCTCCACCCCCCGGTCTGGCTGCTCAGCCGCACCGTCACCACCGCCACCGAACTCGGCGGCCACCGCGTCCCGGCCGGTGCCACCATCCTGTTCAGCCCGTATCTGCTGCACCGCCGGGCCGACCTCTTCCCCTGCCCCGACCGCTTCGACCCCGACCGCTGGCTCACCACCGCCCACCCCGCCCCCGGCACCTACACCCCCTTCGGCCTCGGCGCCCGCCGCTGCATCGGCGACACCTTCGGCACCACCGAAGCCGTCCTCGCCATCGCCACCATCGCCGCCCGCTGGACCGTCACCCCCACCCCCGGCCGCCCCGTCCGCCCCACCCGCAGCGCCTCCCTCACCCCCCGCCCCTTCACCGCCACCCTGACCCGCCGCCCCCGATGA
- a CDS encoding rhomboid-like protein: MNARSPRRLPARLLRAVRTYPRRSPVTLGYVGLLLLGHVWVEDLLSPARADALREYISTNLDNLHDHPVTALLGSALLYDGTLTDIASTGFGGTLITLGLGVCCCLAWAERRLGGLRAAAVFLGGHIGATLVTTAVILLALRHGWYPESVRHASDYGISYGAQTALAFATLALPRWARLPWAAFVLAWPLSGGHDWPGPLPDFTTVGHLLSAALGFAVAGAVAVASSRRRRAAAPATADAQP; the protein is encoded by the coding sequence ATGAACGCTCGATCGCCGCGGAGACTGCCGGCCAGGCTGCTCCGCGCCGTGCGGACGTACCCGCGCCGCTCGCCGGTGACGCTCGGCTACGTCGGCCTGCTCCTGCTCGGCCACGTCTGGGTCGAGGACCTGCTCTCCCCCGCCCGGGCCGACGCCCTCCGGGAGTACATCAGCACCAACCTCGACAACCTGCACGACCACCCGGTCACCGCACTCCTCGGCAGCGCCCTGCTCTACGACGGAACGCTCACCGACATCGCCTCCACCGGCTTCGGCGGCACCCTGATCACCCTCGGCCTCGGCGTCTGCTGCTGCCTCGCCTGGGCGGAGCGCCGCCTCGGTGGGCTCCGCGCCGCCGCCGTCTTCCTCGGCGGACACATCGGCGCCACCCTGGTCACCACCGCCGTCATCCTGCTCGCCCTGCGGCACGGCTGGTACCCGGAGAGCGTGCGGCACGCCTCCGACTACGGCATCAGCTACGGCGCCCAGACCGCCCTCGCGTTCGCCACCCTCGCCCTGCCCCGCTGGGCCCGCCTCCCCTGGGCGGCCTTCGTCCTCGCCTGGCCGCTCTCCGGCGGCCATGACTGGCCCGGCCCGCTGCCGGACTTCACCACCGTCGGCCACCTGCTCTCCGCCGCCCTCGGCTTCGCCGTGGCCGGTGCGGTGGCGGTGGCGTCGTCACGACGACGCCGGGCCGCCGCCCCGGCCACGGCCGACGCCCAGCCGTGA
- a CDS encoding DUF421 domain-containing protein — protein sequence MWHDLLVVQMPIVEKVLRTVAVYALIVLLFRLAGKRGLAGLNTFDMVVVFLLSNVVQNAVIGNDNSLLGGVIGAVTLVAVNSAVTRWLARDPRAARLLEGTATTVVEDGELDRAALRALALRPSELEHAIRMQNGDTVTDVARARLEPDGQLLVTLKAAEQSATRGDVEELRQRLGTIERLLTDLSADRRRLSGLRWWSRLGVGRGRGGGPASS from the coding sequence GTGTGGCATGACCTGCTGGTCGTCCAGATGCCGATCGTCGAGAAGGTCCTTCGGACCGTCGCCGTCTACGCGCTGATCGTGTTGCTGTTCCGGCTCGCCGGGAAACGCGGGCTGGCCGGGCTGAACACCTTCGACATGGTGGTCGTCTTCCTGCTCTCCAACGTGGTGCAGAACGCCGTCATCGGCAACGACAACAGCCTGCTCGGCGGCGTGATCGGGGCCGTCACCCTGGTCGCGGTGAACTCCGCCGTCACCCGCTGGCTCGCCCGGGACCCGAGGGCCGCCCGGCTCCTGGAGGGCACGGCCACCACCGTGGTCGAGGACGGCGAGCTGGACCGCGCTGCGCTGCGCGCCCTGGCACTGCGCCCGTCCGAGCTGGAGCACGCCATCCGGATGCAGAACGGCGACACGGTGACCGATGTCGCCCGGGCCCGGCTGGAGCCGGACGGGCAGCTGCTGGTCACCCTCAAGGCGGCCGAGCAGAGCGCCACGCGGGGCGATGTGGAGGAGCTGCGGCAGCGGCTGGGGACGATCGAGCGGCTGCTCACGGACCTCTCCGCGGACCGGCGGCGCCTGTCGGGCCTCCGGTGGTGGTCACGGCTGGGCGTCGGCCGTGGCCGGGGCGGCGGCCCGGCGTCGTCGTGA
- a CDS encoding LysR family substrate-binding domain-containing protein, with protein MTDMQVNPSFRLVYVPGVTPGKWVRVWDERLPDVRLDLLAVPVGDGERTLREGGADAGLVRLPVDKDVLSAIPLYTETTVVVFPKDHWLAAAEEVAVDDLAEEVVFHPLDDTLGFTADTLPGRPAIARPDTTADAIELVAANVGVLLVPQSLARLHHRRDLTYRPVTDAPQSQVALSWPLEQTTDLVEEFIGIVRGRTVNSSRGRGAGQAATEAKQQKSSGGQKAGGQKAGAQRAGAQKQQRAGGQKPKAAPGGRGAAAARRGKPKRRG; from the coding sequence GTGACAGACATGCAGGTGAACCCCTCCTTCCGGCTCGTGTACGTCCCGGGCGTGACCCCCGGCAAATGGGTCCGGGTCTGGGACGAGCGGCTCCCGGACGTACGGCTCGACCTCCTCGCGGTCCCGGTCGGTGACGGCGAGCGGACCCTGCGCGAGGGCGGCGCGGACGCCGGGCTGGTCCGGCTGCCGGTCGACAAGGACGTGCTGAGCGCGATCCCGCTGTACACCGAGACCACCGTCGTGGTCTTCCCCAAGGACCACTGGCTGGCCGCCGCCGAGGAGGTCGCGGTCGACGACCTGGCCGAGGAGGTGGTCTTCCACCCGCTGGACGACACCCTCGGCTTCACTGCCGACACCCTGCCCGGGCGCCCCGCCATCGCCCGCCCGGACACCACGGCGGACGCGATCGAGCTGGTCGCGGCCAACGTCGGTGTGCTCCTGGTGCCGCAGTCCCTGGCTCGGCTGCACCACCGCCGGGACCTCACCTACCGGCCGGTGACGGACGCGCCGCAGTCCCAGGTGGCGCTGTCCTGGCCGCTGGAGCAGACGACCGACCTGGTGGAGGAGTTCATCGGGATCGTGCGGGGCCGTACGGTCAACAGCTCGCGCGGTCGCGGGGCCGGGCAGGCGGCGACCGAGGCGAAGCAGCAGAAGTCCTCGGGCGGCCAGAAGGCGGGCGGGCAGAAGGCAGGGGCGCAGAGGGCGGGGGCGCAGAAGCAGCAGCGGGCGGGCGGGCAGAAGCCGAAGGCCGCGCCCGGCGGGCGGGGCGCGGCGGCGGCCCGGCGCGGCAAGCCGAAGCGGCGCGGTTAG
- a CDS encoding DUF5997 family protein, producing the protein MTSLKQKTSQTMKPATAAKKLGIYLDAAPTDFQEGVVSREELNALQAEPPQWLQELRQHGPHPRPVVAAKLGVSIAGLARGGVTEALTTEQIEAIKAENPLWLQHERANQVDVRKETLRIKEKHEKEAAAKAAKESKAAQGR; encoded by the coding sequence ATGACATCGCTCAAGCAGAAGACCAGCCAGACCATGAAGCCGGCCACGGCGGCCAAGAAGCTGGGGATCTACCTCGACGCGGCGCCGACCGACTTCCAGGAGGGCGTGGTCTCCCGCGAGGAGCTCAACGCACTGCAGGCCGAGCCGCCGCAGTGGCTCCAGGAGCTGCGCCAGCACGGCCCGCACCCGCGCCCGGTGGTCGCCGCCAAGCTCGGCGTGTCGATCGCCGGCCTGGCCCGCGGCGGCGTGACCGAGGCGCTCACCACCGAGCAGATCGAGGCGATCAAGGCCGAGAACCCGCTCTGGCTGCAGCACGAGCGCGCCAACCAGGTCGACGTCCGCAAGGAGACCCTGCGGATCAAGGAGAAGCACGAGAAGGAGGCCGCCGCCAAGGCCGCCAAGGAGTCGAAGGCCGCCCAGGGCCGCTGA
- a CDS encoding DUF885 domain-containing protein translates to MIEQSQHAEPAALAALAALADDYFDAENTHNPFDATLGGVEGYAHLLPDPSRAAARHHREALEGFRVRLAAIPLDRLTGEDRTTHRVLARLIDNGIGRLTHGLDDFSISATIVAKHNEAITSLTMAPVDHGGTDAYLARLAALPGYFDAALRLALDAAAEGRHPLRSGVDAAVTQLDSHLATAPDEDTLLRPLRDRPEHERALAIVRDAVRPALARYRAGLAGQLAPAARPDDRAGVCHLPGGAEGYADAVGRFTRPGLTPEEVHRIGLDAVAALREEFAELGGKVLGITDPAGVLAALREDRSLRFTTAAEMLALVDGALERARAAAPDWFHPYPVADCVTREIAPIEAETAPLAYYQPPGPGGRPGTHWINTLRPETRFSYEYEAIAFHESVPGHHLQIAVAQTLHHLPQFRQKPSGQLTAHVEGWGLYTERLADEMGLYSSDVSRFGMLSMDALRAVRLVVDTGMHHYGWSRERAMAFMRDNTATPEANVRNEIDRYLAWPGQATAYLIGRREIVRHRERAQAALGARFDVREFHHQLIGHGSLPLGVLDELVSDWIAAH, encoded by the coding sequence TTGATCGAGCAGTCCCAGCACGCCGAACCCGCCGCACTCGCCGCACTCGCCGCACTCGCCGACGACTACTTCGACGCCGAGAACACCCACAACCCGTTCGACGCGACCCTCGGCGGCGTCGAGGGTTACGCGCACCTGCTGCCCGACCCGTCCCGCGCCGCCGCCCGGCACCACCGCGAGGCGCTGGAGGGCTTCCGAGTCCGGCTCGCCGCGATCCCCCTGGACCGACTGACCGGCGAGGACCGCACCACCCACCGGGTCCTGGCCCGCCTGATCGACAACGGGATCGGCCGGCTCACCCACGGGCTGGACGATTTCTCGATCTCGGCGACCATCGTCGCCAAGCACAACGAAGCCATCACCTCGCTCACGATGGCCCCCGTCGACCACGGGGGCACCGACGCCTACCTGGCACGACTCGCCGCCCTGCCCGGCTACTTCGACGCCGCCCTGCGCCTCGCCCTGGACGCCGCCGCCGAGGGCCGCCACCCACTGCGCAGCGGGGTCGACGCCGCCGTCACCCAGCTGGACTCCCACCTCGCCACCGCCCCCGACGAGGACACCCTGCTGCGCCCGCTGCGGGACCGCCCGGAGCACGAGCGCGCCCTGGCGATCGTGCGCGACGCCGTCCGCCCGGCGCTGGCCCGCTACCGCGCCGGGCTGGCCGGGCAGTTGGCGCCGGCCGCCCGCCCCGACGACCGGGCCGGGGTCTGCCACCTGCCGGGCGGGGCCGAGGGCTACGCCGATGCCGTCGGCCGCTTCACCCGGCCCGGGCTCACCCCGGAGGAGGTGCACCGGATCGGCCTGGACGCGGTCGCCGCGCTGCGCGAGGAGTTCGCCGAACTGGGCGGCAAGGTGCTCGGCATCACCGACCCCGCGGGCGTGCTGGCCGCCCTGCGCGAGGACCGCTCGCTGCGCTTCACCACCGCCGCCGAGATGCTCGCCCTGGTGGACGGCGCCCTGGAGCGGGCCCGCGCCGCCGCCCCGGACTGGTTCCACCCGTACCCGGTCGCCGACTGCGTGACCAGGGAGATCGCTCCGATCGAGGCGGAGACCGCACCGCTCGCCTACTACCAGCCGCCGGGCCCGGGCGGCCGGCCCGGCACCCACTGGATCAACACGCTGCGCCCGGAGACCCGGTTCAGCTACGAGTACGAGGCGATCGCCTTCCACGAGAGCGTGCCCGGCCACCACCTGCAGATCGCCGTCGCCCAGACCCTGCACCACCTGCCGCAGTTCCGGCAGAAGCCGAGCGGCCAGCTGACCGCCCACGTCGAGGGCTGGGGCCTCTACACCGAACGGCTCGCGGACGAGATGGGGCTGTACAGCTCGGACGTCTCCCGCTTCGGCATGCTCTCGATGGACGCCCTGCGGGCGGTACGGCTGGTGGTGGACACCGGGATGCACCACTACGGCTGGTCCCGGGAGCGGGCGATGGCCTTCATGCGGGACAACACCGCCACCCCGGAGGCCAACGTCCGCAACGAGATCGACCGCTACCTCGCCTGGCCGGGCCAGGCCACGGCGTACCTGATCGGCCGTCGGGAGATCGTCCGGCACCGCGAGCGGGCGCAGGCCGCGCTCGGCGCCCGCTTCGACGTCCGGGAGTTCCACCACCAGCTGATCGGGCACGGCAGCCTGCCGCTGGGCGTGCTGGACGAGCTGGTCTCGGACTGGATCGCGGCGCACTAG
- a CDS encoding glycosyltransferase, producing MIGRLPEVRTVSADHEPSGPSTTEEPPLSRIITTALPAHGHTGPLLAVSADLAARGHEVVFLGGSRFAGAAERAGVRFVALPAEADFDDRDLDGSFPGRSSLPPGPERLAFDARHVFLDPIPAQYRALLALLADFPADAVIADAFLQGALPLALSRPRSQRPALIGIGVTPAMLPSVDTAPFGPGLPPLPGEEGRARNRALQEEADRRAEPLRRYTEKVYAGLGVEAPRGPRGLAAVTVPDHFLQLTVPGFEYPRSDAPAGFRLIGALPGAVGDEQPLPSWWGELTAGRPVVVVTQGTLANDDLGELVAPTVTALAERDLLVVAATGRQGGPQALAGLLGGSLPGNVRAVDYVPFERLLPHTDLLVSNGGYGGVQTALRYGVPLVVAGASEDKPEVAARVQWSGVGLDLRTGRPAPVEVGAAVDRVLGEGRFQERARALGAELAQYRPFDTIAELVEAEAHSVPVGR from the coding sequence TTGATCGGTCGTCTGCCGGAGGTCCGTACGGTGAGCGCCGACCACGAACCGAGTGGCCCGAGCACGACCGAGGAGCCTCCGCTGTCCAGGATCATCACCACCGCCCTGCCCGCACACGGCCACACCGGCCCGCTGCTGGCCGTCTCCGCCGACCTCGCCGCCCGCGGGCACGAGGTGGTGTTCCTGGGCGGCTCGCGGTTCGCCGGCGCGGCCGAGCGGGCGGGGGTGCGGTTCGTCGCGCTGCCCGCCGAGGCGGACTTCGACGACCGCGACCTCGACGGCAGCTTCCCGGGACGGTCGAGCCTGCCGCCCGGTCCGGAGCGGCTGGCCTTCGACGCGCGGCACGTCTTCCTCGACCCGATCCCGGCCCAGTACCGGGCGCTGCTCGCGCTGCTGGCGGACTTCCCGGCGGACGCCGTGATCGCGGACGCCTTCCTGCAGGGCGCGCTGCCGCTGGCGCTGAGCCGGCCGCGGTCGCAGCGCCCGGCGCTGATCGGCATCGGGGTCACCCCGGCGATGCTGCCCAGCGTGGACACCGCGCCCTTCGGGCCGGGGCTGCCGCCGCTGCCGGGGGAGGAGGGCCGGGCCCGCAACCGGGCGCTGCAGGAGGAGGCGGACCGGCGCGCCGAGCCGCTGCGGCGGTACACCGAGAAGGTGTACGCCGGGCTGGGCGTCGAGGCGCCGCGGGGGCCGCGCGGGCTCGCCGCCGTGACGGTGCCGGACCACTTCCTGCAGCTGACCGTCCCGGGTTTCGAGTACCCGCGCAGCGACGCCCCGGCCGGCTTCCGCCTGATCGGCGCGCTGCCGGGCGCCGTCGGGGACGAGCAGCCGCTGCCCTCCTGGTGGGGCGAGCTGACGGCCGGCCGGCCGGTCGTCGTGGTGACCCAGGGGACGCTGGCCAACGACGACCTCGGCGAGCTGGTCGCCCCGACCGTCACCGCGCTGGCGGAGCGGGACCTCCTGGTGGTGGCCGCGACCGGCCGCCAGGGCGGCCCGCAGGCGCTGGCCGGGCTGCTCGGCGGGAGCCTGCCGGGGAACGTGCGGGCCGTCGACTACGTCCCGTTCGAGCGGCTGCTGCCGCACACCGACCTGCTGGTCAGCAACGGCGGCTACGGCGGGGTGCAGACGGCGCTGCGGTACGGGGTGCCGCTGGTGGTGGCCGGGGCGAGCGAGGACAAGCCGGAGGTGGCGGCCCGGGTGCAGTGGTCGGGCGTGGGGCTGGACCTGCGGACGGGCCGTCCGGCACCGGTGGAGGTCGGCGCCGCCGTCGACCGGGTGCTCGGCGAGGGCCGGTTCCAGGAGCGGGCCCGCGCGCTGGGCGCGGAGCTCGCGCAGTACCGGCCGTTCGACACGATCGCCGAGCTGGTGGAGGCGGAGGCGCACTCCGTGCCGGTCGGACGCTGA
- a CDS encoding SDR family NAD(P)-dependent oxidoreductase → MGDDMAGDGLAVVSGGGTGIGRAIAARLAGEGRRVVTVGRRAAVLEQAREEIEREAGPGRIVPVAADLTDPAAVAAAADRIAGLGPVDALVNNAGAIVTPPEDDSLAALARSWRHDLDVNLLTAVLLTTALQGALRRPGGRLVVISSAAAQRGGAGPHSAGSYAAAKAALHGWAFGLARQLGPDGITVNVLAPGYIEETEIFGAGWSEEFHARKVADTLVGRAGTPADVADAVAYLVSPACGYVTGQVIGVNGGAVLGR, encoded by the coding sequence ATGGGGGATGACATGGCGGGGGACGGGCTCGCGGTGGTGTCCGGCGGGGGTACCGGGATCGGGCGGGCGATCGCGGCCCGGCTGGCCGGGGAGGGGCGCCGGGTGGTGACCGTCGGGCGTCGGGCGGCTGTGCTGGAGCAGGCCCGGGAGGAGATCGAGCGGGAGGCGGGGCCGGGGCGGATCGTCCCGGTGGCGGCCGACCTGACCGATCCGGCGGCGGTGGCGGCGGCGGCCGACCGGATCGCCGGACTCGGCCCGGTGGACGCCCTGGTGAACAACGCGGGCGCCATCGTCACCCCGCCCGAGGACGACAGCCTGGCCGCGCTGGCCCGCTCGTGGCGGCACGACCTGGACGTCAACCTGCTCACCGCCGTGCTGCTGACCACCGCCCTGCAGGGCGCGCTGCGCCGCCCCGGCGGCCGCTTGGTGGTGATCAGTTCGGCGGCGGCCCAGCGCGGCGGGGCGGGGCCGCACTCGGCCGGCTCGTACGCCGCCGCGAAGGCCGCCCTGCACGGCTGGGCCTTCGGCCTGGCCCGGCAGTTGGGGCCGGACGGGATCACGGTCAACGTCCTCGCGCCCGGCTACATCGAGGAGACCGAGATCTTCGGCGCGGGGTGGAGCGAGGAGTTCCACGCCCGGAAGGTGGCCGACACCCTGGTCGGCCGGGCCGGAACGCCCGCCGACGTGGCCGACGCGGTGGCCTACCTGGTCTCGCCGGCCTGCGGGTACGTCACCGGCCAGGTGATCGGCGTCAACGGCGGCGCGGTGCTGGGGCGCTGA
- the nadE gene encoding ammonia-dependent NAD(+) synthetase, translating to MTEPLTADLQREIARALGVVPVADPLREAERRVAFLAEQVRAAGARTLVLGISGGVDSTTAGRLCRLAVDRLRADGYPAAFCAMRLPYGVQADEEDAQRAVAFIEADELLTVDIKPATDAALDALLAAGLTFTDHAHEDFVRGNVKARQRMVVQYAAAGANGGLVVGTDHAAEAAVGFFTKFGDGAADVMPLSGLTKRQVRSLAEALGAPAELVKKTPTADLENLAPGRPDEDALGVTYDALDDFLEGRPVAEDTVTTVLGHYRRTEHKRGLPIVPGRA from the coding sequence ATGACCGAGCCCCTGACCGCCGACCTCCAGCGGGAGATCGCCCGCGCCCTCGGGGTCGTGCCCGTCGCCGACCCGCTGCGGGAGGCCGAGCGGCGCGTCGCCTTCCTCGCCGAGCAGGTCCGTGCCGCCGGCGCCCGGACGCTGGTGCTCGGGATCAGCGGCGGGGTGGACTCCACCACCGCCGGGCGGCTCTGCCGGCTCGCCGTGGACCGGCTGCGCGCCGACGGGTACCCGGCGGCGTTCTGTGCGATGCGGCTGCCGTACGGGGTGCAGGCGGACGAGGAGGATGCGCAGCGGGCCGTCGCGTTCATCGAGGCGGACGAGCTGCTGACCGTCGACATCAAGCCCGCCACCGACGCCGCCCTGGACGCCCTGCTGGCCGCCGGGCTGACCTTCACCGACCACGCCCACGAGGACTTCGTCCGCGGCAACGTCAAGGCCCGCCAGCGGATGGTGGTCCAGTACGCAGCGGCCGGTGCCAACGGCGGTCTGGTCGTCGGCACCGATCACGCGGCGGAGGCGGCCGTCGGCTTCTTCACCAAGTTCGGCGACGGCGCGGCCGACGTGATGCCGCTGTCCGGTCTGACGAAGCGTCAGGTCCGTTCACTCGCCGAGGCGTTGGGTGCACCGGCCGAGCTGGTCAAGAAGACCCCGACCGCCGACCTGGAGAACCTCGCCCCCGGCCGCCCCGACGAGGACGCCCTCGGTGTCACCTACGACGCCCTGGACGACTTCCTGGAGGGCCGCCCGGTCGCCGAGGACACCGTCACCACCGTCCTCGGCCACTACCGCCGTACCGAGCACAAGCGCGGCCTCCCGATCGTCCCCGGCCGCGCATGA
- a CDS encoding SMP-30/gluconolactonase/LRE family protein, which translates to MSGSIEFGLYEILDDRFRYCVNGDTRLEKLHGDCRWAEGPLYLPAWRQLIWSDIPNDRLLRWDEATGTVGVLRSPAGHTNGNTLDREGRLISCEQGNRRVTRTEHDGRTTVLADRYRGKRLNSPNDAVVRSDGAIWFSDPDFGITSDYEGHRAESEIGACHVYRIDPRSGEVQLAADGFTGPNGLVLSADEQRLYVSDSREGHIRVFDIRADGTLADGGVFAKGGDGPAGRIRFDNIRFDCDGRLWAAAFGDGIHCYAPDGTLIGRILVPEPVSNLTFGGPKNNRLFITATTSLYSLVTSMTGTHRVRCPEESE; encoded by the coding sequence ATGTCTGGCTCCATCGAGTTCGGCCTGTATGAGATCCTGGATGACAGGTTTCGCTACTGCGTCAACGGCGACACCCGGCTGGAGAAGCTGCACGGCGACTGCCGCTGGGCCGAGGGCCCGCTCTACCTGCCCGCCTGGCGCCAGCTGATCTGGAGCGACATCCCCAACGACCGCCTGCTGCGCTGGGACGAGGCCACCGGCACGGTCGGCGTCCTCCGCTCCCCGGCCGGGCACACCAACGGCAACACCCTCGACCGCGAAGGCCGGCTGATCAGCTGCGAACAGGGCAACCGCCGGGTCACCCGCACCGAGCACGACGGCCGCACGACCGTCCTCGCCGACCGCTACCGGGGCAAGCGGCTCAACTCGCCCAACGACGCGGTGGTCCGGTCGGACGGCGCGATCTGGTTCTCCGACCCGGACTTCGGCATCACCAGCGACTACGAGGGCCACCGCGCCGAGTCCGAGATCGGCGCCTGCCACGTCTACCGGATCGACCCGCGCAGCGGCGAGGTCCAGCTGGCCGCCGACGGCTTCACCGGGCCGAACGGGCTGGTGCTCTCCGCCGACGAGCAGCGGCTCTACGTCTCCGACTCCCGGGAAGGCCACATCCGGGTCTTCGACATCCGCGCGGACGGGACCCTCGCCGACGGCGGCGTCTTCGCCAAGGGCGGCGACGGCCCCGCGGGGCGGATCCGCTTCGACAACATCCGCTTCGACTGTGACGGGCGGCTCTGGGCGGCCGCCTTCGGCGACGGCATCCACTGCTACGCCCCCGACGGCACGCTCATCGGCCGTATCCTCGTCCCCGAGCCCGTCTCCAACCTCACCTTCGGCGGCCCGAAGAACAACCGGCTGTTCATCACCGCCACCACCTCGCTGTACTCCCTGGTGACGTCGATGACGGGCACCCACCGCGTCCGCTGCCCCGAGGAGTCGGAATGA
- a CDS encoding Lrp/AsnC family transcriptional regulator, translating into MAPTRTEHLDDTDRALLLLLQQDAGQPYAALGKAVGLSTAAAHERVRKLRERGVIRRTTVEVDPKALGLGVLSFVMVDSSAWMGDSAKAFAAIPEIEEAHVIAGSASVLVKVRTATTEQLQDVLRRLYAIQGVNGTQATVVLETFFERPPAP; encoded by the coding sequence ATGGCCCCCACCCGCACCGAGCACCTCGACGACACCGACCGCGCACTGCTCCTCCTGCTCCAGCAGGACGCCGGGCAGCCGTACGCGGCCCTGGGCAAGGCCGTGGGGCTCTCCACGGCGGCGGCGCACGAGCGGGTGCGCAAGCTGCGCGAGCGCGGAGTGATCCGCCGCACCACGGTGGAGGTGGACCCGAAGGCCCTCGGGCTCGGGGTGCTGTCCTTCGTGATGGTGGACTCCTCGGCCTGGATGGGCGATTCGGCGAAGGCCTTCGCGGCCATCCCCGAGATCGAGGAGGCGCACGTCATCGCCGGCAGCGCCTCGGTGCTGGTCAAGGTGCGGACGGCGACCACCGAACAGCTCCAGGACGTGCTGCGGCGGCTCTACGCGATCCAGGGCGTGAACGGGACACAGGCGACCGTCGTCCTGGAGACCTTCTTCGAACGGCCGCCCGCACCCTAG